A window of Drosophila subobscura isolate 14011-0131.10 chromosome E, UCBerk_Dsub_1.0, whole genome shotgun sequence contains these coding sequences:
- the LOC117890613 gene encoding wiskott-Aldrich syndrome protein homolog 1, with product MKFLIIAVAFLACAFADVSELSGYDYQQPELPAPAPLETYIPPAPPAPAPVESYIPPAPPAPEYIPPAPVQAEQSIIEEIEQPAQDGYRYKTVRRRVFRHRA from the exons ATG AAATTCCTTATCATTGCCGTTGCCTTCCTGGCCTGCGCCTTCGCCGATGTCTCGGAGCTGTCCGGCTACGActaccagcagccagagctgcCCGCTCCCGCTCCGTTGGAGACCTACATCCCGCCCGCACCCCCAGCACCGGCGCCCGTTGAGAGCTACATTCCCCCCGCACCGCCAGCACCCGAGTACATCCCACCCGCACCCGTCCAGGCCGAGCAGTCCATCATCGAGGAGATCGAGCAGCCAGCCCAGGACGGCTACCGCTACAAGACCGTGCGCCGTCGCGTCTTCCGTCACCGTGCCTAA
- the LOC117892751 gene encoding palmitoyltransferase ZDHHC15 has translation MIDNPSGVLPTNPVPIVAQLAIEYLTENSEDEYRQRRSGRATCCSGFDCFLRWIPVIFMGAVLVYSYYVYVWHLCLQKMTNAALTGVLLLWYHLLLLMFLWTYWRTLWTQCRPIPEEWSIPEADWMRLQRADGPEERRRVLAAIARALPITMCDQNGVVRYCVHCRLIKPDRAHHCRSCGCCILKMDHHCPWVNNCVHFHNYKCFLLFLLYSSLYCLDILVTLLLDLHQAWGIDFDNVDLDSLLTIIPMVFALIFTAAALIMLGMHIYLVLLNRTTMESAHSPTFCVGGRTRQAFDLGCCENLREVFGDRWYLWPLPIYSSRGDGLTFSTSHKSRDGSGSSASSTGV, from the coding sequence ATGATTGACAATCCCTCCGGAGTGTTGCCGACCAACCCAGTGCCGATTGTAGCCCAGTTGGCCATCGAATATCTGACAGAGAACAGCGAGGATGAGTATCGCCAGAGGCGGAGTGGCAGGGCGACTTGCTGCAGCGGTTTCGACTGCTTTCTGCGTTGGATTCCGGTGATCTTTATGGGCGCGGTGCTGGTCTATTCGTACTACGTGTACGTGTGGCACTTGTGCCTGCAAAAAATGACAAACGCTGCGCTGACGGGTGTACTTCTGCTCTGGTatcacctgctgctgctgatgttcctTTGGACCTACTGGCGCACCTTATGGACACAGTGCAGGCCCATCCCTGAGGAGTGGAGCATCCCGGAAGCGGATTGGATGCGGCTGCAGCGAGCCGACGGTCCGGAGGAGCGGCGGCGCGTACTGGCAGCCATTGCCCGGGCACTGCCCATCACGATGTGCGATCAGAACGGTGTCGTGCGGTACTGCGTCCACTGTCGGCTGATCAAGCCGGATCGGGCGCACCACTgccgcagctgtggctgctgcatccTCAAGATGGACCACCACTGCCCCTGGGTGAACAACTGCGTGCACTTCCACAACTACAAGTGCttcctgctgttcctcttGTACTCCTCGCTCTACTGCCTGGACATTCTGGtgacgctgctgctcgacCTGCACCAGGCCTGGGGCATTGACTTTGACAACGTGGACCTGGACTCGCTGCTGACCATCATTCCCATGGTCTTTGCCTTGATTTTCACCGCTGCCGCACTCATTATGCTGGGCATGCACATTTACTTGGTGCTGTTGAACCGCACCACCATGGAGTCGGCCCACTCGCCCACATTCTGCGTGGGTGGCCGCACACGGCAAGCCTTCGATCTGGGCTGCTGCGAGAATCTGCGCGAGGTATTCGGCGATCGTTGGTACCTCTGGCCGCTGCCCATCTACAGCAGCCGCGGCGATGGCCTCACCTTTTCCACATCACACAAGAGTCGAGATGGATCTGGCAGTTCTGCGAGTTCTACTGGTGTGTAG
- the LOC117890339 gene encoding leucine-rich repeat extensin-like protein 3 codes for MKFLIIAVAFLACACADVSELAGASGYDYPQPAPVKSYVPPPPPPPPPAPKNTYIPPPAAPAKAYIPPPPPPPPAPKNTYIPPPAAPAPAPAPVESYIPPAAPAPAYIPPAPIQAEEPIQEYEQPAQDGYRYKTVRRRVFRHRN; via the exons ATG AAATTCCTAATCATTGCCGTCGCCTTTCtggcctgcgcctgcgccgaTGTCTCGGAGCTGGCTGGTGCCTCCGGCTACGATTATCCTCAGCCAGCCCCAGTGAAGTCCTACGTcccacccccaccaccaccaccaccgccggcGCCCAAGAACACCTACATTCCCCCTCCAGCTGCGCCGGCCAAGGCCTACATtcctcccccaccaccaccaccaccagcacccaAGAACACCTACATCCCTCCCCCAGCAGCTCCCGCACCGGCCCCCGCCCCCGTTGAGAGCTACATTCCCCCCGCAGCCCCAGCACCCGCCTACATTCCCCCCGCACCCATCCAGGCCGAGGAGCCCATCCAGGAGTACGAGCAGCCCGCCCAGGACGGTTACCGCTACAAGACGGTGCGCCGCCGCGTCTTCCGTCACCGCAACTAA
- the LOC117890340 gene encoding cyclin-dependent kinase inhibitor 1C-like codes for MKLLAAVVLAILAVAHADVSHLSGYNYAPVSIPAPAPAPIKIAPAPAPAPAPVQVSVPAPVNQYIPPAPVKAAPAPILAPAPVLAPQPVLEEIEPVSADGYRYKTIRRRVIRRRY; via the exons ATG AAACTGCTCGCCGCCGTTGTCCTCGCCATCCTGGCTGTCGCCCATGCCGATGTCTCCCATCTGTCGGGCTACAACTACGCCCCCGTGAGCATCCCAGCTCCGGCCCCGGCCCCAATTAAGATTGcccccgcacccgca ccagcaccagcaccagtccaGGTGTCCGTGCCCGCACCCGTCAACCAGTACATTCCCCCCGCACCCGTCAAGGCTGCCCCCGCACCCATCctggccccagccccagttcTGGCTCCCCAGCCCGTCCTCGAGGAGATCGAGCCCGTGTCCGCTGATGGCTACCGCTACAAGACCATCCGTCGTCGCGTCATCCGTCGTCGTTACTAG
- the LOC117890338 gene encoding skin secretory protein xP2-like: MKFLAVFFAVVACAYGDVSHLGYDYSPPAPVQVYQPAPAPVYQPAPAPVYQSAPAPIEIQAPVEIQAPVEIQAPIEIQAPAPVNSYIPPAAPAPVVIQAPAPVYQPAPAPAPIRISAPVAIPAPAPVQSYIPPAPISIPAPAPAPVYQPTSQQVLEEIEPQSADGYRYKTVRRRVYRRRV; this comes from the exons ATG AAATTCCTGGCTGTTTTCTTTGCCGTCGTGGCCTGCGCCTATGGCGATGTCTCCCATCTGGGTTACGACTACTCTCCCCCGGCACCCGTCCAGGTGTAccagccagctccagctccggtctaccagccagctccagctccggtcTACCAG TCCGCCCCAGCACCCATCGAGATCCAAGCTCCAGTTGAGATCCAGGCTCCAGTTGAGATCCAGGCACCCATTGAGATCCAGGCTCCTGCTCCAGTCAACAGCTACATTcccccagcagcaccagcaccagttgTGATCCAGGCACCCGCTCCGGTCTACCAGCCAGCTCCTGCCCCAGCACCCATCCGCATCTCGGCTCCCGTCGCGATCCCAGCCCCCGCGCCCGTGCAGTCTTACATTCCTCCCGCACCAATCTCGatcccagcaccagct CCCGCTCCAGTGTACCAGCCAACAAGCCAGCAGGTGCTCGAGGAGATCGAGCCCCAGTCTGCCGATGGCTACCGCTACAAGACCGTCCGTCGTCGCGTCTACCGTCGCCGCGTCTAA